A genomic window from Peptococcaceae bacterium includes:
- a CDS encoding CBS domain-containing protein, giving the protein MRLTDRQEQIVRIVKEHGPIKGEEIADILGYVKATLRPDLTVLTRAGLLEARPRVGYSYSGKGLASRLYEEINKIKVKDMKAVPAVVSEISTVYDAIVTLFVMDVGSLFVVSEGGLLEGVVSRKDLLKVSLGQVEIQKVPVSVVMTRMPNIVMTTPEESLWAAAKKMVDHEIDSLPVVRPAYNEGRQGFEVIGRITKTTITRAFVELGQGKFMEGGEML; this is encoded by the coding sequence ATACGGCTCACAGACCGGCAGGAGCAAATCGTCAGGATCGTGAAAGAACATGGGCCGATTAAGGGAGAAGAGATTGCGGATATTCTCGGTTATGTGAAGGCAACGCTGCGGCCGGATTTGACCGTGCTGACCAGAGCCGGGCTGCTGGAAGCCAGGCCCCGGGTGGGTTATTCTTATTCGGGGAAAGGACTTGCTTCCAGGCTGTATGAAGAAATAAACAAGATAAAGGTTAAGGACATGAAAGCGGTTCCTGCTGTTGTCAGCGAAATATCAACAGTCTATGACGCAATTGTGACCCTTTTTGTGATGGATGTCGGCAGCCTGTTTGTGGTAAGCGAAGGCGGGCTGCTGGAAGGGGTTGTGTCTCGCAAGGACCTGCTGAAGGTGTCACTGGGACAGGTTGAAATTCAAAAAGTCCCGGTTTCTGTCGTTATGACCAGGATGCCCAATATCGTCATGACCACACCGGAAGAATCGCTGTGGGCCGCGGCCAAGAAAATGGTCGACCACGAGATAGACTCTTTGCCGGTGGTCCGCCCTGCTTATAATGAGGGACGGCAAGGATTTGAAGTGATTGGCAGAATTACAAAAACCACTATAACCAGGGCTTTTGTTGAATTAGGGCAGGGTAAATTTATGGAAGGAGGGGAAATGTTATAA
- a CDS encoding kinase/pyrophosphorylase: MYGRRGNVITLPTIYVISDSLGETAEFVAKAAASQFNSGQVEIKRIPYVNDEEHIAEILAEMAGQNAMIAFTLVLPRLRQCLLDKAREYNILAVDVLGPMLDAFSRLSQTPPRLEPGLLHKLDEDYFSRVEAIEFAVKYDDGKDPRGILYADIVLIGISRTSKTPLCMYLAHKRIRAANVPLVPEVSPPEELFSIPPRKIVGLTVKPEILNPIRQERLKSLGLAPSADYASMERILKEIEYAEKIMSKIGCPVIDVSNKAVEETASRILQIYYRGEQSERK, translated from the coding sequence ATTTATGGAAGGAGGGGAAATGTTATAACACTGCCAACAATATATGTGATTTCTGATTCCTTGGGAGAGACGGCCGAATTTGTGGCGAAGGCCGCAGCCAGCCAGTTCAATTCGGGGCAGGTGGAAATAAAAAGGATCCCCTATGTCAATGATGAAGAGCATATTGCGGAAATTTTAGCGGAAATGGCCGGGCAGAACGCCATGATCGCTTTTACCTTGGTTTTGCCAAGGCTGCGCCAGTGCCTGCTGGATAAAGCACGTGAATACAATATTTTAGCGGTGGATGTCTTAGGGCCGATGCTTGATGCCTTTTCCAGGCTGTCCCAAACGCCGCCCCGCTTGGAACCCGGGCTGCTGCACAAGCTTGATGAGGACTATTTCAGCAGGGTGGAAGCCATAGAGTTCGCGGTCAAATATGACGACGGGAAAGACCCGCGGGGCATCCTTTACGCCGATATCGTGCTTATCGGCATTTCCAGGACTTCCAAGACCCCGCTTTGCATGTACCTGGCCCACAAGAGAATCAGGGCGGCCAACGTTCCGCTGGTGCCGGAGGTCTCGCCGCCGGAAGAACTGTTCAGCATCCCGCCCCGCAAGATAGTGGGATTGACTGTAAAACCAGAGATACTTAACCCCATACGCCAGGAAAGGCTTAAATCGCTGGGACTCGCGCCGAGCGCCGACTATGCGAGCATGGAAAGGATACTGAAAGAAATCGAGTACGCGGAGAAAATCATGAGCAAAATAGGGTGCCCGGTCATAGATGTCTCCAATAAGGCCGTGGAAGAGACGGCCAGCCGCATCCTACAGATATATTACAGGGGGGAACAAAGTGAAAGAAAGTAA